TCTTCCCACTTAAAGGTACGTACGTAATCTCTCTATGTCTGATTAATGTTGTTTGGGAAATTTACAATCGTCATTTAATTAAGAAGATTGCTAAGAAGAATATTGcctttgtttaaatttattcGTTTTAATTAATTGATCTGTTCTTGGTAAATATTGCAGGAGCCATTGTAAGAATAACATGTCTAGGTATTGATGAGAAAGGCTACGAGACAGCTCCTTTCTCTATACTGACTCATGGATGCGATGAAAACGGCTACTTCTTTGCAACATTATCAGGGCTTAAAAATAATTGGAAACTTAAGGAATGCAAGGCATTCCAATATTATTCTCCATTGGAAACTTGTAAAGTTCCTATTGACGTTAATCACGGTATAAGTGGTGATCTCCTATCTTCGTATCGCATCCTCAACGACAAGCATACCAAGTTGTACTCTGTGGGGCCTTTCTTCTACACCTCAGAATCCCAGTCAGCCcccggtggtggtggtggtggttatTAGAGAACATATATTATTTGCCTATATATAGGCTATAtgttaattgttttgtttttgtttcttttctttttttaattagtttctCAAGTGGAGCTTTGTGAAAGGTGGGGGATTGAGTTTTGCTGTTTATTACAGATTTTTATTGGTGGTAGGAGATTAAAGCCTCTACCATCTGGGAGATTTATAATAATTAAGACTTGCATGTTGAATTAATAAGCTGAGGGCATGTTTCTCTAATTTTATGCAACTTTCCTTATCCTTCAATTGAGATAGTAAAGCTACGTGCAATATTCCCATTTCACATTCTCTGGTCTATTTTCTGATGTAGCAGCATTGGCACGTTAGACAAAAAATTTGCCCCCATCTTCTAGTTGCGCAGTACAGGACACCTCCAACAATTACGCGAACTTAGTCATGATCGGACCATGCCCAATTTAGTAGTCGCAACCACCAGATTAATTGTTAAGGGTGGTTGTGACCACCTGGCCTTAATGGGTCCGAGGGTGGTTACATAATTTCGAG
Above is a genomic segment from Alnus glutinosa chromosome 12, dhAlnGlut1.1, whole genome shotgun sequence containing:
- the LOC133852239 gene encoding protein SEED AND ROOT HAIR PROTECTIVE PROTEIN-like gives rise to the protein MASTGFLLVTPVLLLSLIVIASANDYGYAPKPNYEEKPKPENKPLPTKPDYHWKPKPEWFNKPLPKTPYFEKSNPEKEDTLLPTIIGIQGTVLCKLGSKIFPLKGAIVRITCLGIDEKGYETAPFSILTHGCDENGYFFATLSGLKNNWKLKECKAFQYYSPLETCKVPIDVNHGISGDLLSSYRILNDKHTKLYSVGPFFYTSESQSAPGGGGGGY